The following proteins are encoded in a genomic region of Synechococcus sp. CBW1002:
- a CDS encoding FAD-dependent oxidoreductase has translation MPPDLNAGLTPQVLVWGGGSGGVAAALQAARSGADTLLLTPASWLGGMLSAAGVCAPDGNELSPWQSGLWGALLRALEHREPSGLDHNWVSCFGFRPRTAETILQEWVAAEPRLRWWPGCRLLDVRRLGDRISAVRVQVGPEGGTNQGERPWIEPQLVIDGSDRGDLFPLAEAPFRLGWEAAEDHGEPSAPSRERLTGDPFFRRQPVQSPTWVVMGQLDQERLPAPAEPPDLAEPFQQACSRFGLERTLTYGRLPGGLVMLNWPLCGNDWHEGLEQAFSGDALQDNALERAMQAHSLAFLATLEQACEGALVAGDAFPGALALMPYWREGRRLVGRDLVLEQHLLPQGEGASIAALPLEASGAIAAIAVGNYANDHHYPGGDWPLAPKSCRWGGRWSGTPFALPYGALVSATVSNLLAADKCLSVSHMANGATRLQPLVLNIGQAAGLAAALCLRHGCTPAELPVRTLQEALIDDRLAPASPVPLWDTPWHHPQRRKRQKQVLDDPSLLSPTGTWMGPAQPGHQPPASPHERLWQGELRPDGQGGYRLRVSSPSQAEAGRDWPLITLEPELHQWLLQLDSPRSVRLIAHANPWGPWLRASRLTD, from the coding sequence ATGCCACCTGATCTCAACGCCGGCCTTACCCCCCAGGTGCTGGTCTGGGGCGGCGGCAGCGGCGGCGTCGCCGCCGCCCTCCAGGCAGCCCGCAGCGGCGCCGACACCCTGCTGCTCACCCCCGCCTCCTGGCTGGGCGGCATGCTCAGCGCAGCCGGCGTCTGTGCCCCGGATGGCAATGAACTCTCTCCGTGGCAGAGCGGCCTCTGGGGTGCCCTGCTGCGGGCCCTGGAACACCGCGAGCCCAGCGGCCTGGATCACAACTGGGTGAGCTGTTTCGGGTTCCGGCCGCGAACGGCCGAGACGATCCTGCAGGAGTGGGTGGCGGCGGAGCCGCGGTTGCGCTGGTGGCCCGGCTGTCGCCTGCTCGACGTGCGCCGCTTGGGCGATCGGATCAGCGCTGTACGCGTCCAGGTCGGCCCTGAGGGCGGAACGAACCAGGGCGAGCGCCCATGGATCGAGCCGCAGCTGGTGATCGACGGCAGCGACCGCGGTGATCTGTTTCCCCTGGCAGAGGCCCCCTTCCGGCTGGGCTGGGAAGCCGCCGAAGACCATGGCGAACCCAGTGCCCCCAGCCGGGAGCGGTTGACCGGCGATCCGTTCTTTCGCCGCCAGCCGGTGCAGTCGCCCACCTGGGTGGTGATGGGCCAGCTGGATCAGGAGCGGTTGCCGGCCCCCGCAGAGCCGCCTGACCTGGCGGAACCCTTCCAGCAGGCCTGCAGCCGCTTTGGCCTGGAGCGCACCCTCACCTATGGCCGCCTGCCCGGCGGGTTGGTGATGCTCAACTGGCCGCTCTGTGGCAACGACTGGCACGAGGGGCTGGAGCAGGCCTTTTCGGGCGATGCCCTCCAGGACAACGCGCTGGAGCGGGCCATGCAGGCCCACAGCCTGGCCTTCCTGGCAACCCTCGAACAGGCCTGCGAGGGGGCCCTGGTGGCCGGCGATGCCTTTCCGGGGGCCCTGGCCCTGATGCCCTACTGGCGCGAAGGGCGCCGGCTGGTGGGCCGGGATCTGGTGCTGGAGCAGCACCTGCTGCCCCAGGGGGAGGGAGCCTCGATCGCGGCCCTGCCGCTGGAGGCCAGCGGCGCGATTGCAGCGATTGCGGTGGGGAACTACGCCAATGACCACCACTACCCGGGCGGTGACTGGCCCCTGGCGCCCAAGAGCTGCCGCTGGGGCGGCCGCTGGAGCGGCACGCCCTTCGCGCTTCCCTACGGCGCCCTGGTCAGCGCGACGGTGAGCAACCTGCTCGCCGCCGACAAGTGCCTCAGCGTCAGCCACATGGCCAACGGCGCAACCCGGCTGCAGCCGCTTGTGCTCAACATCGGCCAGGCCGCCGGACTGGCTGCCGCGCTCTGCCTGCGCCACGGTTGTACGCCAGCCGAGCTGCCGGTGCGAACACTGCAGGAGGCCCTGATCGACGACCGCCTGGCCCCAGCCAGCCCCGTGCCCCTGTGGGACACCCCCTGGCACCATCCGCAGCGGCGGAAGCGGCAGAAGCAGGTGCTCGATGATCCCTCGCTGCTCTCGCCTACAGGAACCTGGATGGGCCCGGCGCAGCCCGGCCACCAGCCACCGGCCTCACCCCACGAGCGGCTCTGGCAGGGAGAGCTGCGGCCCGATGGCCAGGGGGGTTACCGGCTGCGCGTATCCAGCCCAAGCCAGGCCGAGGCTGGCCGCGACTGGCCCCTGATCACCCTGGAGCCGGAGCTGCACCAGTGGCTGCTGCAGCTCGACAGCCCCCGATCGGTGCGGCTGATCGCCCATGCCAACCCCTGGGGGCCCTGGCTGCGGGCCTCACGCCTGACCGACTGA